In the Phaseolus vulgaris cultivar G19833 chromosome 7, P. vulgaris v2.0, whole genome shotgun sequence genome, one interval contains:
- the LOC137828558 gene encoding large ribosomal subunit protein uL6m, with amino-acid sequence MEAKFFRFLKIVGVGYKARAEAAGRLLYLKLGYSHEVELAVPPAVRVFCFKNNVICCTGIDKQRVHQFASTVRTCKPPEVYKGKGIMYVDEVVKKKQGKKSK; translated from the coding sequence ATGGAGGCCAAATTTTTTCGCTTTCTCAAGATTGTGGGTGTTGGATACAAAGCCAGAGCTGAAGCTGCAGGGCGTCTATTGTATCTCAAACTTGGGTACAGTCATGAGGTGGAACTAGCTGTCCCTCCTGCTGTCCGTGTTTTCTGCTTCAAAAACAATGTAATTTGCTGTACTGGAATTGACAAACAAAGGGTGCACCAGTTTGCATCTACTGTTCGGACCTGTAAGCCACCTGAAGTTTACAAAGGCAAGGGCATAATGTATGTTGATGAAGTTGTCAAGAAAAAACAAGGAAAGAAGTCTAAATAG